A genomic window from Cupriavidus metallidurans CH34 includes:
- a CDS encoding glycoside hydrolase family 71/99-like protein has product MDQLPDMQALPANQLCNTGLFVRSGAPLLLYSAQNPQVVALHFEWMRTYGIDGAAVQRFVSETTDPVKRARSDTVLLNAMHAAQASGRVFYITYDVSGADAATVTDAIRTDWRHVVNDLKLTASTAYLRDRDRPVLQLWGFGFPDRPGDPALVSQLISDLHIGAGGLLAATLIGGVPEAWRTLGAGSKSDASWSQIYRSYDVISPWSVGSFDNDVNADAFLETFVIPDREETQRLGIEYLPVVFPGFSWHNLMHQRGTDRPLNEIPRNCGRFLWHQVTNLLSAGRTGIFVAMFDEMDEGTALLPTLADPNALPAGVEMVTPALDGCQIPGDWYLQVTGRAARAVHEGSQPPADLATAMRN; this is encoded by the coding sequence GTGGATCAGTTGCCCGATATGCAGGCGCTGCCGGCCAATCAGTTGTGCAACACCGGACTGTTTGTCCGCAGCGGCGCGCCGCTGCTACTTTATTCGGCACAGAACCCGCAAGTAGTGGCCTTGCATTTCGAGTGGATGCGCACTTACGGGATCGACGGCGCGGCCGTACAACGTTTTGTATCGGAGACGACAGACCCGGTCAAGCGAGCGCGCAGCGATACGGTGTTGCTGAATGCCATGCATGCTGCGCAAGCGAGTGGACGGGTCTTCTATATTACCTATGACGTTTCGGGCGCGGATGCCGCCACGGTCACCGACGCCATCCGGACGGACTGGCGTCATGTTGTGAACGACCTGAAACTGACAGCCAGCACCGCTTATCTCAGGGATCGTGATCGCCCCGTACTGCAGCTATGGGGATTTGGCTTTCCCGATCGTCCAGGCGACCCTGCCCTCGTCTCACAGCTTATCTCCGATCTACACATCGGGGCCGGCGGACTACTGGCGGCAACACTAATCGGTGGTGTGCCCGAAGCGTGGCGGACGCTGGGCGCGGGTTCCAAATCCGATGCCAGTTGGAGCCAGATCTATCGCAGCTATGACGTAATCAGTCCGTGGAGCGTAGGTAGCTTCGACAACGATGTAAATGCCGATGCCTTTCTGGAAACGTTCGTCATACCTGACAGGGAGGAAACACAGCGGCTTGGCATTGAATACCTTCCCGTGGTGTTTCCCGGCTTCTCCTGGCACAACCTGATGCATCAACGAGGTACCGATAGACCGCTGAATGAGATCCCTCGCAACTGTGGGCGCTTCCTATGGCATCAGGTGACGAACCTCTTGAGCGCAGGGAGGACGGGCATCTTCGTGGCAATGTTCGACGAAATGGATGAAGGTACGGCGCTGCTCCCTACACTTGCTGACCCGAACGCCCTCCCAGCCGGAGTGGAAATGGTTACACCAGCGCTGGACGGCTGCCAGATTCCGGGCGACTGGTATCTGCAGGTCACCGGGCGCGCGGCACGTGCGGTACACGAAGGCAGCCAGCCGCCTGCGGACTTGGCGACGGCCATGAGAAATTAA
- a CDS encoding Txe/YoeB family addiction module toxin yields MDQRTPAHRLRPTGLIATEPINALIQDAQREPFEGIGKPESLKGNLSGYWSRRIDDTNRLVYFADDTELAIIACRLHYGDK; encoded by the coding sequence ATAGACCAGCGCACTCCAGCCCACCGACTTCGACCAACCGGCCTTATCGCGACAGAACCCATCAATGCACTGATCCAGGATGCGCAGCGTGAGCCCTTTGAAGGCATTGGCAAGCCAGAGTCCCTTAAAGGCAACTTGTCAGGTTACTGGTCGCGCCGCATTGACGACACTAATCGCCTAGTGTATTTCGCCGATGACACGGAGCTAGCCATCATTGCCTGTCGCCTGCATTACGGCGACAAGTAG
- a CDS encoding IS6 family transposase (programmed frameshift), whose protein sequence is MKELPAGVAKVLKRLHHPLDVILLCVRWYVAYSLSLRDLEEMMAERGLAVDHSTVRRWVIKLLPLFEKAFRRHKQSVSKSWRMDETYLKVRGKWAYLYRAVDKAGNTIDFLLCARRDKVAARRYFEKAIGQNGAPDTVAIDKSAANLAALHAVNAHRETPIRIRQRKYLNNIVEQDHRAIKRRARPMLGFKNFRCARILIGGIETMHMIAKGRCGDEGIRLSAAQQFHSLVS, encoded by the exons ATAAAGGAGCTGCCTGCTGGCGTAGCGAAGGTGCTCAAGCGCCTGCACCATCCGCTGGACGTGATCTTGCTGTGTGTGCGCTGGTACGTGGCCTATTCGCTGAGCCTGCGTGATCTGGAGGAGATGATGGCCGAGCGTGGCCTCGCGGTCGATCATTCGACGGTCCGCCGCTGGGTCATCAAGCTACTGCCGCTGTTCGAGAAGGCGTTTCGTCGTCACAAGCAGTCGGTTAGCAAGAGCTGGCGCATGGACGAGACCTACCTCAAGGTGCGGGGCAAGTGGGCATACCTCTATCGTGCCGTGGACAAAGCCGGCAACACCATCGACTTCCTGCTGTGTGCCCGCCGTGACAAGGTTGCGGCCCGGCGTTACTTCGAAAAGGCCATCGGCCAGAACGGCGCTCCTGATACCGTGGCTATCGACAAAAGCGCGGCCAACCTGGCCGCGCTGCACGCCGTGAATGCGCATCGAGAGACGCCCATCAGGATCCGTCAGCGCAAGTACCTGAACAACATCGTCGAGCAGGACCATCGGGCCATCAAACGACGAGCACGACCCATGCTCGGGTTCAAGAATTTCCGTTGCGCGCGCATCCTTATCGGCGGCATCGAAACCATGCATATGATCGCCAAGGGCAGATGCGGGGAC GAAGGCATTCGCTTGTCCGCCGCGCAGCAATTCCATTCCCTGGTTTCATAG
- a CDS encoding fimbrial biogenesis chaperone encodes MIMQAWNPQAIAGVTPEVSRVVYAADAAEQSLQVFNVNDYPVLAQAWIDDGRIDALPQESTAPIVVIPPIFRLGRGDQTSLRLINSGAALPSDRESLFWLNIYEIPSTPNGSMAESQLVTVTMRTQIKVFVRPRKLPFSSDEIPKRLAFSVKIMTDESLLEIRNPTPYYVTFSKIQTDIGRISQVSSVEMIAPYSQTIAHLGEVKGIGNSARIRFSLIDDDGNPFYGERNIDIEN; translated from the coding sequence ATGATTATGCAGGCGTGGAACCCGCAGGCAATTGCTGGTGTGACACCAGAAGTCTCTCGGGTTGTTTACGCAGCTGATGCTGCCGAGCAGTCTCTACAAGTATTTAATGTCAACGATTATCCAGTTCTTGCTCAGGCCTGGATCGACGACGGCAGGATAGACGCCCTACCACAAGAATCAACCGCGCCGATAGTTGTGATTCCGCCAATCTTTCGCTTAGGCCGCGGTGATCAGACAAGTCTCCGATTAATAAACTCTGGAGCCGCGCTTCCGTCAGATCGTGAGTCATTATTTTGGCTCAACATTTATGAGATACCTTCAACGCCAAATGGCAGCATGGCAGAGAGCCAGTTGGTTACGGTAACGATGCGAACGCAGATCAAAGTTTTCGTTCGACCCCGTAAGCTTCCCTTTTCATCGGACGAGATCCCAAAGCGCCTTGCGTTCTCTGTCAAGATCATGACTGATGAATCTCTCTTGGAGATTAGGAATCCAACGCCATATTATGTAACATTTTCTAAAATTCAGACCGATATCGGGCGAATATCACAAGTCTCATCTGTAGAAATGATCGCGCCTTACTCTCAGACCATCGCCCATCTCGGCGAGGTAAAAGGCATCGGTAATTCTGCAAGGATCCGATTCTCTCTAATCGATGATGATGGAAATCCATTTTATGGAGAACGAAATATTGATATTGAAAATTAG
- a CDS encoding fimbrial protein, translated as MIRRLQIFTIRFGEGNLIPSLAALLFIVGIAGPMLALAQSTSKGCWAITGTTTNPNSYLYTDPGTVARSWIGAADTAGQGAYPMTISVNIPALVPDGTLLGSGVSSINNLGGSGVGSYSPEQVLFRCSPDADGTLYEYYATNGDAAYAGATDVSAQSGIPGTYLSYYTGVASRITNIATGDYLSRAWKARPLTGLDRDTQGWILVKAKNFSQYKLEMFQCTVCQSGGTNGTGSWAQSQPQGYVAFVGGATGTVIKGNLAVGADSASNYSGWYSTWPGAINAYQTVTVRRAATCAVTNATPLVRFPIISVRELNQGNTRQLPVTIQMQCQSSTPSGLSAFISGTAANQTALGVLVQPANAQSAVAAGLKTAGSGVTYLLSDGYGTDLSVATGVGVALSRPNGTPLNLLTNQYVTTGGTIDGWDSVLNDATANGPASGGVTSYTRSFNATLKAFAPGVTPVTAGRFNATAQVIVRVQ; from the coding sequence ATGATCCGCCGCTTACAGATATTCACTATTCGTTTCGGGGAAGGAAATCTCATTCCTTCACTTGCTGCACTGCTCTTTATTGTCGGTATAGCAGGACCAATGTTGGCGTTGGCACAGTCGACATCCAAAGGATGCTGGGCGATCACGGGAACGACAACGAATCCAAACTCCTACCTCTATACCGATCCCGGTACTGTTGCGAGGAGCTGGATTGGCGCAGCCGATACGGCAGGGCAAGGCGCGTATCCCATGACCATCTCGGTCAACATACCCGCTTTGGTACCAGATGGCACGCTGCTTGGAAGCGGCGTTTCGTCAATCAATAACCTCGGGGGAAGTGGCGTTGGAAGCTATAGCCCTGAGCAGGTATTGTTCCGATGCTCTCCGGATGCAGATGGAACCTTGTACGAGTACTATGCGACAAACGGCGATGCCGCTTACGCGGGCGCAACTGACGTAAGTGCGCAATCTGGCATCCCGGGAACCTACCTTTCGTACTATACGGGGGTCGCGTCACGGATAACAAATATTGCTACAGGCGATTATCTTAGTCGGGCCTGGAAAGCCCGGCCCCTAACCGGCCTCGACCGTGACACTCAGGGATGGATTCTCGTCAAAGCAAAAAACTTCAGCCAATACAAGCTGGAGATGTTTCAGTGTACGGTTTGCCAATCTGGTGGTACGAATGGCACAGGAAGCTGGGCGCAATCTCAGCCACAAGGATATGTCGCCTTCGTCGGGGGAGCCACTGGGACGGTCATCAAAGGCAACCTTGCTGTAGGCGCTGACTCCGCATCCAACTATTCAGGCTGGTATAGCACATGGCCAGGCGCAATCAATGCGTACCAGACGGTCACAGTTAGAAGGGCTGCAACCTGCGCGGTAACCAACGCGACACCTTTAGTACGCTTTCCAATAATATCTGTTCGGGAACTGAATCAGGGAAACACAAGACAACTGCCGGTGACTATACAAATGCAGTGTCAGAGCTCAACACCTTCCGGACTGTCTGCGTTCATAAGTGGAACAGCCGCGAATCAGACTGCTCTAGGAGTGCTCGTCCAGCCCGCCAATGCGCAAAGCGCCGTCGCGGCAGGCCTGAAAACTGCAGGAAGTGGCGTAACTTATCTACTCTCCGATGGCTATGGTACCGATCTGAGTGTTGCGACTGGTGTAGGCGTAGCACTGTCCAGACCAAACGGCACGCCATTGAACTTGCTCACAAATCAGTACGTTACAACAGGCGGTACCATCGACGGTTGGGATTCCGTGCTAAACGACGCAACGGCGAACGGGCCAGCGAGCGGCGGAGTGACTTCGTATACACGCTCCTTCAATGCAACCCTCAAGGCGTTCGCGCCTGGCGTTACGCCGGTGACTGCCGGGCGATTCAATGCAACCGCCCAAGTGATCGTCCGGGTCCAGTGA
- a CDS encoding fimbria/pilus outer membrane usher protein: MKACTKMVNRGARGFRDSANWRHNKTVLLSAILSALGIAVPALQAVAAPVNSDKQVSGGAILAYNFDSKLLLGSSLGVANIERFNKASSVEPGVYPVDIYVNGVFAARKPIDFRVMEGDDVGPCLNDEFLTSSGILLDGGNATGSTSIRSLPPTREQAAPAPEALAPVPQAGKCVPLERRVPGASTSFDLPRLRLDISVPQAQMKQVPRGFVDSANLNAGQTMGYVNYDTNYYTSSAYGARTNSAYAGINAGLNVGLWRLHQQSTYTYTSGLGESRSNWNNIRTYAERPLVSLRSNLVVGQSFTGGNLLSAVGYTGVHIESDDRMLSDSMRGYAPVVNGVANTNARVVVSQNGQMIYQTTVAPGPFSIKDLNPTSYQGNLTVQVFEANGEVTTFAVPFSAVPNSLRPGLSHYSLTLGQVRQMADSHAKFVDVTYERGVTNLLTANGGARVSPDYQSVLGGVVFGTNLGAFGLNTAWSRARDPQGNQLNGWRSSVNYSHTIQQTMTTFTLAGYRYSTKGYRDFIDAINSRAAWQNGTNWTSGTYNQRDQFTVNANQNLNQFGSLSLSASTSSFYGSRSRDTQFQLSYNNHYRRISYNLSVIRQQTGILYGGNTPGLIGGAMPPGSPPRLTNAVMFTVSIPLDFGARSASVSGSVAHSTDQGVSYQTSVSGVADTAQTLSYGFAVSGQTQNESRSFSGNLQKNLSAVTVGANYSQGNNYWQAGANARGAAVVHGGGITLGRYLSDTFGVIEAKGAEGAAVRNAPGTFVDRFGFAIVPSLTPYRYNDVALDSKGINPNAELTGNQVRIAPYAGSSVLLKFTTLTGHAVLITATGADGEPLPFGATVLDSTGATIGVVGQGNQVYARVPDDRGTLTVKWGERKEDLCVISYDLKTADAKNVMQRFEGKCRSAHTEKTAVRVQEQMSMANTSAETGRNSE; this comes from the coding sequence TTGAAGGCGTGCACTAAAATGGTTAACCGGGGAGCCCGTGGCTTTCGTGATTCCGCGAATTGGAGGCATAACAAAACAGTTCTGCTTTCCGCAATACTGAGTGCGCTAGGCATTGCCGTACCAGCGTTGCAGGCTGTGGCGGCTCCAGTCAACAGTGACAAGCAGGTGTCTGGCGGCGCGATTCTGGCGTACAACTTCGATAGCAAACTGCTTCTTGGTTCATCGCTCGGTGTGGCCAACATCGAACGATTCAACAAGGCAAGTTCGGTAGAGCCCGGCGTTTATCCAGTCGACATCTACGTCAATGGTGTTTTCGCAGCTCGCAAGCCGATCGATTTCCGAGTCATGGAAGGCGATGATGTTGGCCCTTGTTTGAACGACGAGTTCCTGACCTCCAGTGGCATACTCCTTGATGGCGGCAATGCAACTGGAAGCACATCGATTCGGTCGCTTCCCCCAACCAGGGAGCAGGCTGCGCCCGCTCCGGAAGCTCTGGCACCTGTTCCTCAAGCCGGGAAATGTGTGCCGCTTGAGCGCCGCGTGCCGGGGGCATCTACTTCGTTTGACCTTCCCCGCTTGCGCCTGGATATCAGCGTTCCTCAGGCACAGATGAAACAAGTGCCACGCGGTTTCGTCGACTCGGCCAATCTCAATGCCGGGCAGACGATGGGATATGTCAACTACGACACCAACTACTACACTTCGTCAGCCTATGGCGCTCGGACAAACTCCGCTTACGCAGGCATAAATGCGGGTCTGAACGTTGGACTGTGGCGTCTTCACCAACAATCGACTTACACGTACACAAGTGGACTTGGGGAAAGCCGCTCTAATTGGAACAATATCCGCACCTATGCGGAGCGGCCACTAGTCTCACTGCGCAGCAACCTCGTCGTTGGGCAGAGCTTCACCGGGGGCAATCTCCTAAGCGCGGTGGGATATACCGGCGTGCACATCGAAAGCGATGACCGTATGTTGTCGGATTCAATGCGAGGGTATGCGCCTGTGGTCAACGGGGTGGCGAATACGAACGCGCGCGTCGTAGTCAGCCAGAACGGTCAAATGATCTATCAGACCACGGTAGCGCCAGGTCCGTTTTCAATCAAAGATCTCAATCCGACAAGCTACCAAGGAAATCTGACCGTACAGGTATTTGAAGCCAATGGGGAAGTCACCACGTTCGCTGTGCCGTTTTCGGCGGTACCGAATTCACTTCGCCCTGGCCTGTCGCACTACAGTCTGACGCTTGGCCAAGTACGACAGATGGCAGACTCGCACGCGAAATTTGTCGATGTCACTTATGAACGCGGTGTGACCAATTTACTGACGGCAAACGGCGGCGCGCGAGTTTCACCTGACTATCAGTCTGTGCTTGGCGGAGTCGTGTTTGGCACAAACCTCGGAGCATTCGGTCTGAACACAGCTTGGTCGAGAGCGCGAGATCCGCAAGGCAATCAGCTGAACGGCTGGCGTAGCTCCGTCAACTACAGTCATACGATCCAGCAAACAATGACGACGTTCACGTTGGCAGGCTATCGCTATTCAACAAAGGGCTATCGAGATTTTATTGATGCGATCAACTCTCGTGCAGCTTGGCAGAACGGAACAAATTGGACTTCTGGTACTTATAATCAGCGGGATCAATTCACCGTCAATGCCAATCAGAATCTCAACCAATTCGGTTCATTGTCTTTATCGGCTTCGACCAGTAGCTTTTACGGTTCAAGATCACGCGATACGCAATTCCAGCTCAGCTACAACAACCATTATCGGCGCATCAGCTACAATTTGTCGGTAATCCGCCAACAAACGGGCATCCTCTACGGTGGGAATACTCCTGGCCTGATTGGCGGCGCGATGCCACCAGGTTCGCCGCCTAGGTTGACCAATGCCGTGATGTTTACGGTTTCCATACCTCTCGATTTTGGGGCTCGCTCTGCTTCAGTATCTGGCAGCGTGGCACACAGCACGGATCAAGGCGTGTCATATCAGACATCCGTAAGCGGCGTCGCCGATACGGCACAGACGCTGAGCTATGGATTCGCTGTCTCCGGGCAGACCCAAAACGAATCGCGCAGCTTCAGTGGCAACCTGCAGAAGAACCTGTCCGCAGTAACAGTCGGTGCAAACTACTCGCAGGGCAACAACTATTGGCAGGCTGGTGCGAATGCACGCGGCGCCGCAGTTGTGCACGGAGGTGGCATCACCCTTGGGAGATACCTCAGCGATACCTTCGGAGTCATCGAAGCAAAAGGTGCGGAAGGTGCGGCAGTGCGTAATGCCCCAGGGACATTCGTGGACCGGTTCGGCTTCGCAATAGTGCCTTCGCTAACTCCATATCGCTACAACGACGTGGCGCTCGATTCCAAGGGAATCAATCCAAACGCAGAACTAACTGGCAACCAAGTCAGGATCGCGCCATATGCCGGATCCTCTGTACTGCTCAAGTTCACGACTCTCACTGGTCATGCAGTGCTGATAACCGCTACGGGTGCAGATGGAGAACCGTTGCCGTTTGGCGCTACTGTTCTCGACAGTACTGGCGCGACGATTGGCGTCGTTGGCCAAGGCAATCAAGTCTATGCGCGTGTGCCAGACGACCGAGGCACACTGACCGTCAAATGGGGCGAACGGAAGGAGGATCTGTGCGTCATCAGCTATGACCTCAAGACAGCAGATGCGAAGAACGTAATGCAGCGCTTTGAGGGGAAATGCCGTTCAGCTCACACGGAAAAAACTGCCGTGCGAGTTCAAGAGCAAATGTCAATGGCAAATACATCTGCCGAAACCGGCAGGAACTCGGAATAA
- a CDS encoding fimbrial biogenesis chaperone, with the protein MATRHPIPALCAALSVALALQAGVAIGSVTLTGTRVIYDGRSPGESLQFTNQGSSPSVMQVWVDSGNEQSTPKTADAPFIVTPPVFRIGPNAGQTIRLLYMGKDLPKDRESVFYLNTLEIPSLNATYANQNQMLVMLRNRIKILYRPTDIEGSPQKAIEKLSFQIVRQGADVSIVAKNESSYHISLASGNLNCGGDVATFTPGMIPPYSQLEWSVKGRCPIEKSPIRTKVQYVDDYGAVRESEHPVTVEGVH; encoded by the coding sequence ATGGCCACGCGTCACCCCATACCTGCTCTATGCGCCGCGCTAAGCGTCGCGCTTGCATTACAAGCAGGTGTCGCCATCGGCAGCGTAACCCTGACGGGCACCCGCGTGATCTACGACGGGCGGTCGCCGGGAGAAAGTCTGCAGTTCACTAACCAAGGAAGCAGCCCCAGCGTGATGCAAGTATGGGTTGACTCTGGAAACGAGCAATCCACTCCAAAAACTGCTGACGCGCCTTTTATTGTAACTCCACCGGTATTCCGCATTGGCCCCAACGCGGGCCAGACAATTCGCCTTCTATATATGGGTAAGGATTTACCTAAAGACCGTGAATCTGTCTTTTATTTGAACACCCTGGAGATTCCTTCGTTAAATGCGACATATGCAAACCAGAATCAGATGCTGGTAATGCTACGCAACAGAATCAAGATACTCTACCGACCGACTGATATAGAAGGAAGTCCTCAGAAGGCAATCGAGAAGCTCAGCTTTCAGATAGTTCGACAAGGCGCTGACGTAAGTATCGTTGCCAAGAACGAATCCAGCTACCACATATCGCTCGCGAGCGGGAATTTAAATTGCGGGGGAGACGTGGCGACATTCACCCCTGGCATGATCCCTCCCTACTCCCAACTGGAGTGGAGTGTAAAGGGGCGTTGTCCTATTGAAAAATCGCCCATCCGCACGAAGGTGCAGTATGTAGATGACTACGGCGCAGTTCGCGAATCGGAGCATCCGGTAACAGTTGAAGGCGTGCACTAA
- a CDS encoding fimbrial protein: MKKHFIILVASVAPIMAHAASGNTINFQGEVTDQTCQVTINGNAANSTVLLPTVSSTVLTTAGATAGTTSFTVGVNGCVAPTTSAQAIKTVFVGNQVTAAGNLGNTGTATNVALQLLDPTTPSAPFNLNNPGGYAAAGLSLPIGATSATHDFAVRYISEPGGATSGSVLGSVQYAVSYL; this comes from the coding sequence ATGAAAAAGCATTTTATTATTCTAGTAGCATCTGTCGCACCGATTATGGCTCATGCGGCCAGTGGGAATACGATCAATTTCCAAGGGGAAGTTACGGATCAAACCTGCCAGGTCACGATCAACGGTAACGCGGCCAACTCGACAGTTCTGCTGCCAACCGTCTCATCGACAGTATTGACGACTGCGGGCGCAACTGCAGGAACGACGTCTTTCACTGTGGGTGTGAATGGCTGTGTAGCGCCGACAACCTCCGCGCAAGCAATCAAGACTGTCTTCGTGGGTAACCAAGTTACGGCTGCCGGCAACCTCGGCAATACCGGCACAGCTACGAATGTAGCTCTGCAGTTGCTTGATCCGACGACGCCGTCTGCGCCTTTCAACCTGAACAATCCCGGTGGCTACGCCGCCGCCGGTCTCTCGTTGCCAATCGGTGCCACATCAGCAACGCATGATTTCGCCGTTCGGTACATCTCAGAGCCAGGCGGTGCAACTTCCGGTTCGGTGCTGGGTAGCGTCCAGTATGCAGTGAGTTATCTGTAA
- a CDS encoding IS6 family transposase (programmed frameshift): protein MKELPAGVAKVLKRLHHPLDVILLCVRWYVAYSLSLRDLEEMMAERGLAVDHSMVHRWVIKLLPLFEKAFRRHKRSVSKSWRMDETYLKVRGKWAYLYRAVDKAGNTIDFLLCARRDKVAARRYFEKAIGQNGAPDTVAIDKSAANLAALHAVNAHRETPIRIRQRKYLNNIVEQDHRAIKRRARPMLGFKNFRCARILIGGIETMHMIAKGRCGDEGIRLSAAQQFHSLVS, encoded by the exons ATAAAGGAGCTGCCTGCTGGCGTAGCGAAGGTGCTCAAGCGCCTGCACCATCCGCTGGACGTGATCTTGCTGTGTGTGCGCTGGTACGTGGCCTATTCGCTGAGCCTGCGTGATCTGGAGGAGATGATGGCCGAGCGTGGCCTCGCGGTCGATCATTCGATGGTCCACCGCTGGGTCATCAAGCTACTGCCGCTGTTCGAGAAGGCGTTTCGTCGTCACAAGCGGTCGGTTAGCAAGAGCTGGCGCATGGACGAGACCTACCTCAAGGTGCGGGGCAAGTGGGCATACCTCTATCGTGCCGTGGACAAAGCCGGCAACACCATCGACTTCCTGCTGTGTGCCCGCCGTGACAAGGTTGCGGCCCGGCGTTACTTCGAAAAGGCCATCGGCCAGAACGGCGCTCCTGATACCGTGGCTATCGACAAAAGCGCGGCCAACCTGGCCGCGCTGCACGCCGTGAATGCGCATCGAGAGACGCCCATCAGGATCCGTCAGCGCAAGTACCTGAACAACATCGTCGAGCAGGACCATCGGGCCATCAAACGACGAGCACGACCCATGCTCGGGTTCAAGAATTTCCGTTGCGCGCGCATCCTTATCGGCGGCATCGAAACCATGCATATGATCGCCAAGGGCAGATGCGGGGAC GAAGGCATTCGCTTGTCCGCCGCGCAGCAATTCCATTCCCTGGTTTCATAG
- a CDS encoding alpha/beta hydrolase family protein, whose protein sequence is MYQEHTNDREIVVMRSARSIRTSRSACLAVIVAIACQFVADIGGSPARAAESGNDAASAKPATHAETVLIPAPGMGTFGGTVDMHADLFKPDGPGPYPVLIFSHGRAPDRLARAGLKHPIQEWHVRYWLEHGVAVLAPVRVGYGETGGPDRENNGAIFDASGRCTSKPDYANVAMALNDATLTTINWVRSQPWADGNRIVLEGRSMGGFASVAAAASRPDGVVGYINFSGGAGGSPDRSPGHSCDPDQMREVMAEFGKRVTLPGLWLYARNDRYFGAEAPLGWYAAFAAGGSPAKLISVQEVPGRDGHLLLSYGQEFWLSDLDAFVKSLGL, encoded by the coding sequence ATGTATCAAGAACACACCAATGACCGCGAGATTGTTGTCATGAGGAGCGCACGCAGTATTCGGACCTCACGTTCTGCTTGCCTGGCAGTGATCGTTGCGATTGCATGCCAGTTTGTGGCAGATATTGGAGGATCGCCCGCTCGAGCAGCCGAGTCGGGCAATGACGCCGCGTCAGCCAAGCCTGCTACACACGCCGAAACCGTCCTCATCCCGGCGCCTGGTATGGGCACGTTCGGCGGCACGGTCGACATGCACGCGGATTTGTTCAAGCCCGATGGCCCGGGTCCCTACCCGGTGCTCATTTTCTCCCACGGCCGCGCACCAGACCGGCTTGCGCGTGCCGGGCTGAAGCACCCCATCCAGGAATGGCACGTCCGGTATTGGCTGGAACACGGCGTAGCCGTGCTGGCGCCCGTCCGCGTTGGATATGGCGAAACGGGGGGGCCGGATCGAGAGAACAATGGCGCAATCTTCGACGCTTCGGGCCGTTGTACAAGCAAGCCAGACTACGCAAACGTGGCCATGGCGCTGAACGATGCCACCCTGACCACCATCAACTGGGTTCGGAGCCAACCTTGGGCAGACGGCAACCGCATAGTCCTGGAGGGCCGCTCGATGGGCGGGTTCGCCAGCGTGGCAGCTGCAGCCAGCCGGCCTGATGGGGTAGTTGGGTACATCAACTTTTCGGGTGGGGCAGGTGGTTCACCGGACCGCTCGCCGGGGCACAGTTGTGACCCGGACCAGATGCGAGAGGTGATGGCCGAATTCGGTAAGCGAGTGACCCTGCCTGGTCTATGGCTGTATGCAAGGAATGACCGGTACTTCGGCGCTGAGGCTCCGCTCGGCTGGTATGCCGCGTTTGCAGCCGGCGGCAGTCCCGCGAAGCTGATCAGTGTGCAAGAGGTACCTGGCAGGGACGGGCATCTCCTGCTTTCCTATGGTCAGGAGTTCTGGCTTAGTGACCTGGACGCATTTGTGAAATCTCTGGGCTTGTAG